Genomic DNA from Gimesia aquarii:
CGAGTATGTGGGTTTAAACAGGCTTGCCATTCTACTTCCGTTCTATGTTGCTATCTTTAACTGATGGACAACTACTAATAATCCATTGATCGATGGTACTTAAAATCCATCTCGGAAGCCTCCGTCCCGATCCTAAATAAATCGGTTTTGGAATTTTTCCTGATGATAACCAACGTTGTAAAGTACGGATCGAAATCCCTAATTTACTTGCCAGCTGTCTTCGGTCAATCAATTTTACATTGTCGTTCATAAATATCTCCATATAAAACACACAAACTATCTCAGTCAGAACGCCTGACTGAATCCCATTCAACAATCTTTATTGGGTGATTCGACTCCAATTCCTTTCGTTTTAAATAGATATCTTTCTTCATCTGCTTCGAATAAGACCTAATAATATTCATAATCAATTGGTTCAATTCCTGATCACTGTTTGGAATATTTCCTCGCATAGCCAAAGAAGAAACAAGGCATCCAACCGCCTGCCTTTCTAACTGGATAGGATCTCGATTTGTTATCCGATCGATCGACCGTCTTTCAAGTTCCTTTCCAGTCCAGTCAGCAAACGCCTGTATGACTTGCTGCCACAATACCGAAGGGCCAAAACGCTCTGTATGCCTGGGATCAGGTTCTCTTTCAGTGATGCGAAACCAATCGTTTGTGAGATATTTACAAAGATTCGATTTACGTAACAGAAAATCTTCATATGTATTGATGCTATGTTGTTTTTTTAAATGTTGTCGACGGAGTTGAAATTCAACTCGTGTAGCCCCGAGAAGTGGATTAGGATCTTTTCCCCAGCGAAGTGCTTTTAGAAGGTCGTACTTTTCTGGATTTGCTTTACATTCTTGGTATTTGTCGTAAATTCTCAGAAGAGTTTTCGCACTCTTTTTACCAATGTAGATTGTCTGAATATCTCGGGTTTTAAAATTGAAGTCAGAATAAGAAGTTCTTGATACATAACACCATTTTTGAATCGGTTCGTAAAATTGACTTGTTGGTACATCGACTAAATCAATACACAAATCAATTCGAGAAGGGCAGACCTTCAAAAACGAAAACCCAATAGCCTCAAAGACTGTTCGAATCAATCCAAATATTTTACTCTCTCCCAAAGCCATTAAAGGATTTGAAGAAATATCAACAAACACATCTGGTATATTCTGAATCGATTTAGAATTCTCAGAGAGTTTAGAATCTCTAATTGCAAAGATAATTCCCTGATATGAAAATTTCCATTTAGCGTAAGAAGCTGCTTTTCCCTTACCGCTGGGGGAAACCAATACCAGAATTTCTGGGGCTACTCCAAGTAGAGAACCTAATGAGTCATTCTCTTGGGCACACTTTTGACATTCAGTAAGCGAAGATATCAAAACATCCCATTTTGATTCATCGAACCGACCATAGTACGATAAGGAGAGATAATCCAGCCCACCAGTAGTGAGAGTGTCAATTGAAGACAAGGGGAGACATTGGAGATTTAAGGGGTCCGTGTTACAGGATTCGGACCCCGCGTTATTTTGGTATTCCTGAGGATCAGTCAATTGATCTGACCGCTCAGCCTGGGCCGCGGCGTCGGCTCCCGCCGCTCCTTGCGGCCCTGTCTTCGCGGCCTGCTCAAACAGTCGATCTATGTTCTTTCCAAAATTCGCACTTGTTTCATGATCGCTCTCGCTTTGATCTTCAAAACCTGTGCGGGTATTACTATCATCCATGATAATTCCTAGATAGTGGGAAGTGCCTCAGTTGTAAGAGTTTGCAGACGACTACAACTGGGGCTGTTTACTAATCTTTCTCATAAAACTCTTTTGTAATGCGATCCCTGGTTGCTTTTAAGATGAGACCGGGTGAATGCTCCTCATTCTTTCTTTTGTTATGCCGCTTACGAGGCACATTTGCGAATTCAGTGCCATATTCGTCTATCTCTATAAATCCAAATGCCATCAATGATTGAATCATCCGTAAATGTTCATTGATCAGCCTAGCTCGAGAGGTACAATTTTCCTCTGCGACTGAATCAATCCATTCCAAATAACTTTTCGGTAATGGAATAAGAACCTTCTTCATCTCTGATTGATATTCTGGCGGCCTTCCTTCTGGGTTGTTTGATCTACTTTTCTTTTTCATACCCTTTGCCTAACCTTAATTCGAAGAATCGAACTTAGTTTTAGATATGTATATCAATATCTCGAAATAAATAAAAGAGGAACTTTAGTTTTTTTCTTTCCTCAGAATCGGCACCAACAACAGTAGATTTTTCCTACTGTCGCTCCGCATTCATCATCGAAGCTCAGCATAGGGTGAAGTTCCGATGATGAAAGCTCCGACGACAGCAGGAAAAAGTAGAACACATAGAACAAAAAGTGGCTTTTGCCAAGTCTGATTCAGTATTAAAGTTATGTACTAGTAATCAGAGATTCGTACAGATTTTTGTTATCAAGGATTTCTAATAACATTATTCGATTACTTATCGCTATAATGTGTTTTACTGCTCGAAGAATTCGATTCACATTTTTAAACTTTTTTCTTTAACATGATAAATATAAATTGAATAGCCCGCTCTCGCTACTGGCGAATATTTTTGGAGATAAGTAAACCCATTTTTGGGCTGTTTCCATCCATACCCTTTTAAATAATTTACGCTGATTGCATACCAACCTGGCGGGGGAACAAAGTTCGGATCTCCAGTGGTGTTTATTGGTGGCAGTGGATAGTCTACTCCCAGAGCTTTTATATCTTCTTGACCGTAGTAATTGAGCGTACCGTAATAACAAACATGCATTGGCTTCGCCTCAGGATGTTCTTCGATCCACTCCTTAAGTAGTTTTAAGTCTTGTCCCCAGTCAATATTACTATGAATAAGGTGCTCATGTCCTTTTAAAGGTCCCCTTACAAGCTCATTGAAGTAGGATAGACTGTGTGGGTAACAGTACAAGCTACTAGTAATTGCCCAAACAAAACTAATAAAAAAAATACAACTCGTTTTTGGTTTTGCTTTAGAAATCCATAGCACACATTGTCCCATCCAAATAAATACGAATGGAAAGATTAATAAGACATATCGTAAGTGGTGAGAAAACTCCGTTTGAGAGCTAACCAGGACCAGAATCGTAAAAACAGGAAGCCCTAAAACGAACAAATTCTGTAGCGATATTTTTCCAGCCCAGCAGGCGATTGCATGAATTGATGCTAAGATGAATATAATCCAATATCCAATGGGCACTTTAATTGCCAGCGCATAAAGATAATAATACCACCATCCGTGATCTCTGAATTCACCCCTGAGATATGATTCACGACCAAAATGCTCAAAGTCTTTTTTCTGAACATCTAAGCCAATTAAGTAATTTTTAGGAACGGGGACTGGCATTTCACCCAACCATGTGTTCTTGAATCGATTTGATGACTTTCGAAGTGGTAAAACGCTTTGGTTCTCGTCCGCATAATCTTGACCACTCAAACTTTCACTTACAAATTGATATTCTTTCAGTTTGATACATGTTCCTTCAAAACCATACCCTACATTAAGAACATAAATTCCTATCCCAAGAATTGTTGCGAGTTGAATTATTTGGCTTTTCCATGTTCCCTTTTCCAAAGACTCTCCTTCAATGAACTGCCACACTAGCCACAAGAGCGGCCATAGACCAAACAGAATAATCCAGGTTGTCTTTGAGAGTAAGGCAAGCCCCATTGCAAAACCTGAGAAAAGAGTAGTCAGCCAAGAGCGTCCATTTAACCATTTCCAAAAAAAGTAGCTGGATACAATCCCCATAGCAGAGGCACAACAATCAGGGGTAATAAATTGGGCATGTGCTAATATATTCGGAGAAAAGCACCAAAGTGATAGTGACAGTAAACCAGCACGCGTTCCATATAACTCCTTTGCCCAACGATAACAGAAAAAGCCACCCAAAAGAGAAAAAGGAATACACACCCATCTTGCGACGGTAAAAATCCAATACGAGTTTTCGCCATTTGCAATAACAAAATCACTGCCGATTCGAAA
This window encodes:
- a CDS encoding helix-turn-helix transcriptional regulator, which encodes MEIFMNDNVKLIDRRQLASKLGISIRTLQRWLSSGKIPKPIYLGSGRRLPRWILSTIDQWIISSCPSVKDSNIERK
- a CDS encoding replication initiation factor domain-containing protein — its product is MDDSNTRTGFEDQSESDHETSANFGKNIDRLFEQAAKTGPQGAAGADAAAQAERSDQLTDPQEYQNNAGSESCNTDPLNLQCLPLSSIDTLTTGGLDYLSLSYYGRFDESKWDVLISSLTECQKCAQENDSLGSLLGVAPEILVLVSPSGKGKAASYAKWKFSYQGIIFAIRDSKLSENSKSIQNIPDVFVDISSNPLMALGESKIFGLIRTVFEAIGFSFLKVCPSRIDLCIDLVDVPTSQFYEPIQKWCYVSRTSYSDFNFKTRDIQTIYIGKKSAKTLLRIYDKYQECKANPEKYDLLKALRWGKDPNPLLGATRVEFQLRRQHLKKQHSINTYEDFLLRKSNLCKYLTNDWFRITEREPDPRHTERFGPSVLWQQVIQAFADWTGKELERRSIDRITNRDPIQLERQAVGCLVSSLAMRGNIPNSDQELNQLIMNIIRSYSKQMKKDIYLKRKELESNHPIKIVEWDSVRRSD
- a CDS encoding ArnT family glycosyltransferase — protein: MKQTSLNSLLIISLLLIHTVLIAYSANRHSPNLNEPGHLVAGISHWKYQRFELYRVNPPLVRMVAAFIPTFFMNIETNWEHFDERPGVRPVFRIGSDFVIANGENSYWIFTVARWVCIPFSLLGGFFCYRWAKELYGTRAGLLSLSLWCFSPNILAHAQFITPDCCASAMGIVSSYFFWKWLNGRSWLTTLFSGFAMGLALLSKTTWIILFGLWPLLWLVWQFIEGESLEKGTWKSQIIQLATILGIGIYVLNVGYGFEGTCIKLKEYQFVSESLSGQDYADENQSVLPLRKSSNRFKNTWLGEMPVPVPKNYLIGLDVQKKDFEHFGRESYLRGEFRDHGWWYYYLYALAIKVPIGYWIIFILASIHAIACWAGKISLQNLFVLGLPVFTILVLVSSQTEFSHHLRYVLLIFPFVFIWMGQCVLWISKAKPKTSCIFFISFVWAITSSLYCYPHSLSYFNELVRGPLKGHEHLIHSNIDWGQDLKLLKEWIEEHPEAKPMHVCYYGTLNYYGQEDIKALGVDYPLPPINTTGDPNFVPPPGWYAISVNYLKGYGWKQPKNGFTYLQKYSPVARAGYSIYIYHVKEKSLKM